In Crassostrea angulata isolate pt1a10 chromosome 6, ASM2561291v2, whole genome shotgun sequence, a genomic segment contains:
- the LOC128189151 gene encoding uncharacterized protein LOC128189151 — MCNTYGDTTRPCSDFQMSETWHTSDAFTFFVSDAAARVKRRWVRQYRFGNIEFRQKKIIEQIANVNLNDKIRNDANQTSHNFIEIVYNLAAVFPDRIYNKHLLPSTIQNFTPTNCDNELSCIFNSQCDCCLDTAFTRPVTCLEYFADGIKNERAPMVVHDCSHSMSFYSTKLYLVLRHLCIKDTGTFQSIPVYSNNITYKNVFCFLCHTKFTISDEQIFMEDHKILPLNIMCDITLPLLYMTNFSNILKMAKSLKCDIILDKENVSLCFDSRHHENPRCLWSLPDEDEGRNEIWSCSRHTRVNSFTWIQKYAWDFCPECQLEKPFPVHVDQCSHPRRKEACNLLPTVRGHPLISPYKNIYCKVCSSNCSDCFDRETYSLLQTCDLTREGKYEPITASYRDLFRPTVKMQLNQRIDGTLEEPKELGCYPGRVLIDDRCELLLPVAEHLSYIVTFLADIKVTSTESPSIWLEPLRESAKAQINAYLGKKIRNYFFLPFNILGNHSTDFSCFMHMTINFADPFDRDEVEKHFTTMSESIHFFGVLSKQTRYEIKGNHLIPTKRAIDLALNVQKTWYKDEYNQFLEYIHNYFRPAVVTLDVLQVSHLLFCRHEILPTIAQTENYNVNKYHLTFIPTKKSYGIGEFVLYIDGRVGVCEEKIVSKYFNFSDERLTILTIVCNFCSVFFLFILLFTYTLFDTLRTLPGLVLMNDVISLICTQVIFTMINFLETGRSACRIFGILLHYFWLSLSCSQFTCCLHMCRVFALSKGLQLSNSKKAFYYYVVFTYTVPLLLVAVSITSNLYRNGSIGYGINICFVEDAYSNLLTFVVPLVTSCLANIVLFLTTLGAIFCRTKVQKSKEDASYLVISLKLFSVTGGIFVFTIIDTFLQLSAFSFFTTLLTSLQGVFIFISFFTSRNVFSMFKKQLTRNRENA; from the exons ATGTGCAATACGTACGGTGACACGACGAGACCATGTAGTGATTTTCAAATGTCTGAGACTTGGCACACCAGCGAtgcttttactttttttgttaGCGATGCAGCAGCACGGGTAAAGCGTCGTTGGGTACGCCAATATCGATTCGGAAACATAGAATTTagacaaaagaaaatcattGAACAAATTGCTAATgtcaatttaaatgataaaatacgaaaTGATGCCAACCAAACCTCACACAACTTCATAGAAATCGTTTATAACCTGGCCGCTGTTTTCCCCGATAGAATTTACAATAAACACCTACTCCCAtccacaattcaaaattttacccCTACAAATTGTGATAACGAACTGTCGTGTATATTTAACAGTCAGTGTGATTGTTGTCTGGATACAGCTTTCACCCGTCCAGTCACCTGTCTTGAATATTTTGCCGatgggataaaaaatgaaagagCACCAATGGTTGTGCATGACTGTTCACATTCTATGTCCTTCTATTCTACCAAATTATACCTTGTCCTACGACACCTTTGTATAAAAGATACCGGCACGTTTCAATCAATACCCGTTTATTCTaataatatcacatataaaaatgttttctgttTCCTATGCCATACTAAATTCACAATATCAGATGAACAAATATTCATGGAAGATCACAAAATCCTGCCactaaatattatgtgtgataTTACATTACCATTgttatatatgacaaatttttcTAATATTCTAAAAATGGCCAAATCATTAAAATGTGATATTATTTTAGACAAAGAAAACGTTTCATTGTGTTTCGATTCAAGGCATCACGAAAATCCACGATGCCTATGGTCGTTACCTGACGAGGACGAGGGACGCAATGAAATCTGGTCATGCAGCAGACATACAAGAGTGAATTCCTTTACATGGATTCAGAAATACGCATGGGACTTTTGTCCGGAATGTCAACTAGAAAAACCATTTCCTGTACATGTCGATCAGTGTTCACATCCAAGAAGAAAAGAAGCCTGCAATTTACTTCCAACAGTTAGAGGGCATCCATTAATTTCACcgtacaaaaatatttactgtAAAGTTTGTTCTTCGAACTGTTCGGACTGTTTTGATAGAGAAACGTATTCATTGCTTCAGACTTGTGATTTAACTAGAGAAGGAAAATATGAACCCATAACGGCTAGTTACAGAGACCTGTTTCGTCCGACTGTAAAAATGCAATTGAATCAACGCATAGACGGAACGTTAGAGGAG CCTAAAGAGTTGGGGTGTTATCCGGGAAGAGTTTTAATTGACGACAGATGTGAACTTCTGCTTCCTGTCGCCGAGCACTTGAGCTACATAGTAACCTTTCTCGCGGATATCAAAGTGACATCTACAGAGAGTCCATCTATTTGGCTAGAACCGTTGAGAGAATCAGCAAAAGCACAAATTAATGCCTATTTAGGGAAGAAAATTCgcaattatttctttcttccaTTCAATATTTTGGGAAATCATTCCACtgatttttcatgttttatgcACATGACAATAAACTTTGCTGATCCGTTCGACCGCGATGAAGTGGAGAAACATTTTACAACAATGTCTGAGTCTATACATTTTTTTGGAGTTTTATCTAAACAAACAAGATATGAAATAAAAGGAAACCATCTAATCCCAACAAAGCGTGCCATTGACCTAGCATTAAATGTTCAGAAAACCTGGTATAAAGATGAATACAATCAGTTCCTGGAATATATACACAATTATTTCCGCCCTGCAGTTGTAACACTAGACGTTTTACAGGTATCTCATCTTTTATTTTGCCGCCATGAAATATTACCCACCATTGCACAAACTGAAAATTATAATGTTAACAAATATCATTTAACCTTTATTccaacaaaaaaatcttacgGCATCGGTGAGTTTGTTCTTTATATAGATGGTAGAGTAGGAGTTTGTGAAGAGAAAATAgtctcaaaatattttaacttttcgGATGAACGTCTTACCATTTTGACCATAGTGTGTAATTTCTGTAGTGTATTCTTTCTATTCATTCTTCTCTTTACTTACACACTATTTGATACATTACGAACTTTACCTGGTTTAGTCTTAATGAACGATGTGATTTCTTTGATATGTACACAAGTCATCTTCACTATGATAAATTTTTTGGAGACTGGTAGATCAGCCTGTCGTATCTTTGGAATACTGCTGCATTACTTTTGGCTTTCTCTTTCTTGCAGTCAATTTActtgttgtttacatatgtgtcgAGTATTTGCGTTATCCAAAGGATTGCAATTATCCAATTCTAAAAAAGcattttactattatgttgtttttactTATACAGTTCCATTGTTGCTTGTTGCTGTATCTATCACATCTAATCTATATAGAAATGGCAGTATTGGGTATGGAATAAATATATGCTTCGTAGAAGATGCTTATTCAAATCTGTTAACATTTGTTGTTCCTTTAGTTACATCGTGTCTTGCTAACATTGTATTATTTCTGACAACTCTTGGAGCCATTTTCTGCAGAACAAAAGTTCAAAAGTCCAAAGAGGATGCATCTTATCTTGTGATTTCTCTTAAGTTGTTTTCAGTTACCGgtggtatttttgtttttacaataattGACACATTCCTTCAACTATCAGCCTTTTCtttctttacaactttattAACCTCTCTGCAGggagtttttattttcataagcTTTTTTACATCTCGCAACGtcttttcaatgtttaaaaaacaattgaCAAGAAACAGAGAGAATGCCTGA